The proteins below come from a single Malus sylvestris chromosome 3, drMalSylv7.2, whole genome shotgun sequence genomic window:
- the LOC126615106 gene encoding uncharacterized protein LOC126615106: MATVVQISINSLSFRLSSLHNRTCKKPIKYFPLSGANIGFLKQSKFRLQAYWDRDGILVTDERWKRKKKKKREVVVRLNQGFGGFNGGGGGGGGGGKDDGATARLLGNLAVAIGLTYLSFTGQLGWLLDAIVSIWLIAVLVPIVGVGAFLWWAGRDMVQDSCPNCGNDFQIFKSTLNDDLQLCPYCSQPFSVVDDKFVMDPIKFSKQSTTFGQAFNDFTRSTRGKHSSTAVVDIEADVKDAD, encoded by the exons ATGGCAACCGTCGTTCAAATCTCCATAAATTCCCTGTCTTTCAGGCTGAGCAGTTTGCACAATAGGACATGCAAGAAACCCATCAAATATTTTCCTCTGTCGGGGGCAAATATTGGGTTTTTGAAGCAGAGCAAGTTCAGGTTGCAGGCGTATTGGGACAGGGATGGGATTTTGGTGACAGATGAGAggtggaagaggaagaagaagaagaaaagggaggTCGTGGTGAGGTTGAATCAGGGGTTTGGTGGGTTTAATGGCGGCGGaggcggtggcggtggtggtgggAAAGATGACGGAGCCACTGCTAGACTTCTAGGTAATTTGGCTGTAGCTATTGGATTGACTTATCTTTCGTTTACTGGGCAGCTTGGCTGGCTTTTGGATGCTATTGTTTCCATTtgg CTGATTGCAGTGCTTGTACCAATTGTTGGTGTGGGTGCTTTTCTGTGGTGGGCAGGGCGGGATATGGTTCAAGACAGT TGCCCAAACTGTGGAAACGATTTCCAGATTTTCAA GTCGACTTTAAATGATGATTTGCAGCTCTGCCCTTACTGTAGTCAACCTTTTTCCG TGGTGGACGACAAGTTCGTAATGGACCCtataaaattctccaaacaatCTACGACATTTGGGCAGGCATTCAACGACTTCACCCGTTCCACAAGAG GGAAGCATTCTTCTACGGCAGTCGTTGATATCGAAGCGGATGTAAAAGATGCAGACTGA